A single genomic interval of Candidatus Jordarchaeales archaeon harbors:
- a CDS encoding 50S ribosomal protein L18e yields the protein MKVTGPTDPNVRRLIVALEKKAKAEKANIWLDISERLKKPRRQRVAVNLSRINRYTEDGDVVVVPGKVLGSGYLDHRVCIAALSFSESAIEKTRSAGGECISIMELMRRNPKGSNVKIIA from the coding sequence TTGAAGGTTACAGGACCCACAGACCCCAACGTTAGAAGGCTGATAGTTGCCCTTGAAAAGAAGGCGAAGGCTGAGAAAGCAAATATTTGGTTAGATATATCTGAGAGACTTAAGAAGCCTAGGAGACAAAGGGTGGCGGTTAACCTTTCAAGGATAAACAGGTACACTGAAGATGGAGACGTAGTTGTAGTTCCCGGCAAGGTTCTTGGTTCAGGATACCTTGACCACAGAGTCTGCATTGCAGCACTCTCGTTCTCTGAAAGCGCTATAGAGAAGACTAGAAGCGCTGGAGGGGAATGCATATCTATAATGGAACTCATGCGAAGGAATCCCAAAGGAAGCAACGTCAAAATAATAGCTTAG
- the rplM gene encoding 50S ribosomal protein L13, translating into MEAPVVIDATDLVLGRMASVVAKRLLNGERVIIINAEKAVITGNPRFIIEKYKKFLEIRTLTAPWKGPVHYRRPDMLVRRTIRGMLPWKKARGREAYKRLRVYIGVPEFLSGVEAQTIPDAHISKKTNTKFIRVEDVSREIGWDMRR; encoded by the coding sequence GTGGAAGCCCCCGTTGTCATAGATGCAACGGATTTAGTCCTCGGACGGATGGCGAGTGTTGTAGCTAAACGCCTTCTCAACGGGGAACGCGTTATAATAATAAACGCAGAGAAAGCGGTGATTACAGGAAACCCGAGGTTTATCATAGAAAAGTACAAGAAGTTCCTGGAAATAAGAACGTTGACTGCCCCGTGGAAGGGACCGGTACACTATAGGAGACCGGACATGCTGGTGAGGCGGACGATAAGAGGAATGCTGCCATGGAAGAAGGCGCGGGGAAGGGAAGCGTATAAACGGCTGAGAGTTTACATAGGGGTCCCTGAGTTCCTCTCCGGGGTTGAAGCTCAGACTATACCGGATGCTCATATAAGTAAGAAAACTAACACTAAATTCATTCGTGTCGAGGATGTTTCACGAGAAATAGGTTGGGACATGCGGAGGTAG
- a CDS encoding 30S ribosomal protein S9, translating into MSKVKKPQLKVVVTSGKRKTAIARAVIRPGKGRVRINKVPLPLIKPDVIRLKISEPLVLAGELAEQVDIDVDVRGGGVMGQAYAARTAIARGLLEYSGGDTQLKERMLSYDEKIFVSDPRRKEPKKFGGRGARDRRQKSYR; encoded by the coding sequence ATGAGTAAAGTTAAAAAGCCGCAGCTCAAAGTCGTTGTCACCTCGGGTAAACGTAAAACTGCAATCGCTAGAGCGGTGATAAGGCCTGGTAAGGGAAGAGTCAGGATTAACAAAGTGCCGCTTCCGCTGATTAAGCCGGACGTTATCCGGTTAAAGATTTCTGAGCCGCTTGTATTGGCAGGGGAGCTTGCAGAACAAGTTGACATAGACGTGGACGTGAGAGGGGGAGGCGTGATGGGACAGGCTTACGCTGCACGTACAGCGATCGCTCGGGGGCTTCTCGAGTACTCTGGAGGAGATACGCAACTCAAGGAAAGAATGCTCAGCTATGATGAGAAAATATTTGTGTCAGATCCAAGAAGGAAGGAACCTAAAAAGTTCGGAGGACGTGGAGCAAGAGACAGAAGACAGAAAAGTTACCGGTAA
- a CDS encoding DNA-directed RNA polymerase subunit N: protein MIIPIRCFTCGMLIADKWEEFSRRVRQGEDPKTVLDSMGLRRYCCRRMLLSHIDLIDEIIPFSQKIKKEETF from the coding sequence TTGATTATACCGATTAGATGCTTCACTTGCGGCATGCTTATTGCCGATAAATGGGAAGAGTTTTCTAGAAGAGTACGTCAGGGGGAAGACCCTAAGACTGTCCTTGATAGTATGGGTTTGAGAAGGTATTGTTGTAGGCGTATGCTTTTAAGTCACATAGATTTAATAGATGAAATAATACCGTTCTCACAGAAAATAAAAAAGGAAGAAACCTTCTAG
- the rpsB gene encoding 30S ribosomal protein S2, translated as MSEAELLIQLDKYLAAGVHIGTQVKTQSMLPFIYRVRPDGLYVLDVRKTDERIRVAARFLARFEPSKILVVSTRTYGQRPAKKFAEITRARVVTDRFIPGTLTNPSLPNYVDVDVVVVTDPRTDAQALIEAEKAGIPTVALCDTDNSTSKVDLCIPTNNKGRKALSLIYWLLARQVLRERGELPEDGELQIPIEEFEAKVKAQ; from the coding sequence ATGAGCGAAGCCGAGCTCTTAATACAGCTTGATAAGTACCTTGCGGCGGGAGTTCACATAGGTACGCAGGTTAAAACGCAATCTATGCTCCCCTTCATCTATAGGGTTCGCCCAGACGGGTTATATGTTTTGGACGTGAGGAAAACTGACGAAAGAATTAGAGTGGCGGCGCGTTTCCTCGCACGCTTTGAGCCTTCAAAGATCCTCGTTGTTTCGACTAGGACTTACGGACAGCGGCCAGCTAAGAAGTTTGCAGAAATAACGAGAGCTAGGGTTGTAACAGACCGGTTTATTCCGGGAACGCTTACTAACCCAAGCCTTCCGAACTACGTTGACGTCGACGTTGTAGTCGTTACAGACCCAAGGACAGACGCACAGGCACTTATAGAGGCGGAAAAGGCGGGCATACCCACTGTGGCGCTTTGCGACACCGACAATTCAACGTCAAAAGTTGACCTTTGCATACCGACAAATAACAAGGGACGGAAGGCGCTGTCCTTGATATACTGGCTACTGGCGAGACAGGTTTTAAGGGAGAGGGGTGAACTGCCAGAGGACGGCGAGCTGCAAATTCCTATTGAAGAATTTGAGGCGAAAGTTAAAGCCCAATGA